Proteins encoded within one genomic window of Nostoc sp. UHCC 0870:
- a CDS encoding amino acid adenylation domain-containing protein: MNKQNKNIESIYPLSPMQQGMLFHTLYAPESGVYVEQLSCTLKGNLQITAFERAWQQVVDRHSILRTLFVWEHGKQPLQVVCKSVNLPWIIHDWQKLSAIEQQEGLQALLERERKTGFALDQAPLMRCTLIKLQEDTYEFIWSHHHLLMDGWCLSIILKEVFAFYDAGIQGKNLHLSLPRPYKDYILWQQQQDYSQAEMFWQQRLQGFHAPTPLLGDKNSHPQHIQNHQHLQLSPSLTASLKSLAVTNRLTLNTILQGAWGLMLSRYSGEQDVVFGTTVSGRPTALSGVVSMVGLFINTLPVRVKISEVTELLPWLKGLQLQQVEQEEYSYSPLVDIQGWSEVSREMPLFESLVVFENYPLDASLKAQSSSIQVSNIRNFEQTNYPLILVAEPGEQLSIRISYDTSQFADDSIKRMLGHLQVLLKSIAENPHQKLENLPLLTPAERHQLLVEWNNTQTEYPQDKCLHELFEAQVEKTPDAVAVVFRDQQLTYRELNNRANQLAHHLQTLGVAPEVLVGICVNRSLEMMVGLLGILKAGGAYIPLDPTYPPERLAYMLADSQLPILLTQKQLLDKLPQHQAQTICLDDNEENFVNYPQDNPNSAVKPDNLAYIIYTSGSTGKPKGTMIVHRGIVNYLSWCIKAYNVAVGEGSTVNSSIGFDSTITSLFSPLIVGCKVVLLPEENEIEELKKALCSGTRFSLVKITPAHLYILNHLLANEQVNIQVQAFIIGGEALSEKVTSFWLQKAPSTKLINEYGPTETVVGCCTYEVEKQSFPGGNIPIGRPIANTELYILDNHLQPVPIGVIGELYIGGAGVARGYLNRPELTSERFINSPFNKSILYKTGDLARYLPDGNIEYLGRIDHQVKIRGFRVELGEIESLIAQYPNVVSTTVIAREDKPGDKKLVAYIVPEKLQDFADKKLYQFLQEKLPHYMVPSAFVQLDILPLTANGKVDRKALPAPNSSEIYVSYEFVAPRNDIELQLAQIWEDILNIRPIGIKDNFFNLGGHSLLIVRLMAQIQQHFGINLPLATILQNPTVDQIANTLSQHTNSLANSALVAINSNGSNIPLFCVPGVGGNGLYFYNLAHHLGAEQPFYTFQAQGLDGKSKPHTSIEDIAAQYVQTMQTVQPQGPYILGGYSFGSNIAFEMTQQLKKQGHEVALLAVLDNFAPINSNKPKDFHLDEATRLKHIVRVVERLSGKKLEVDYEVWQKLNLEGQLNYLQEQFSEITTDQLRALIQVFDANVQAGINYLPQAIYPIPIVLFKASEDDAEDTFIPADAAWGWNKLSSTRVEIQTVPGNHHSMLSKPHVQVLAQKLKACINQVQTVGVE, from the coding sequence ATGAACAAGCAAAATAAAAATATCGAGTCGATTTATCCTCTTTCTCCGATGCAGCAGGGTATGTTATTTCACACTCTTTATGCACCCGAATCAGGGGTTTATGTTGAGCAGTTAAGCTGTACTTTGAAAGGAAACTTACAGATTACAGCGTTTGAGCGTGCTTGGCAACAAGTAGTAGATAGACATTCTATTTTACGTACTCTTTTTGTTTGGGAACATGGAAAACAACCTCTGCAAGTTGTGTGTAAGTCGGTTAACTTGCCTTGGATAATTCATGATTGGCAGAAGTTATCTGCTATTGAACAGCAGGAAGGTTTGCAGGCTTTGTTGGAGAGAGAACGTAAGACTGGTTTTGCATTAGATCAAGCACCATTAATGCGTTGTACTCTGATTAAATTGCAGGAAGATACTTATGAATTTATTTGGAGTCATCATCATTTACTGATGGATGGTTGGTGTTTATCTATCATCCTCAAAGAAGTTTTCGCTTTTTACGACGCTGGAATTCAAGGAAAAAATTTACACTTATCTCTACCACGTCCTTACAAAGACTACATCCTCTGGCAACAGCAGCAAGATTATTCTCAAGCAGAGATGTTCTGGCAGCAAAGGCTCCAAGGTTTTCATGCTCCTACACCTTTACTAGGAGATAAAAACTCCCATCCTCAACACATTCAAAATCATCAACATCTGCAATTATCTCCTTCCCTGACTGCCAGCCTTAAATCTTTGGCGGTGACAAATCGTCTGACACTGAACACTATCTTACAAGGTGCCTGGGGGTTAATGTTAAGTCGTTACAGTGGGGAACAAGATGTAGTTTTTGGCACTACTGTTTCCGGTCGTCCCACTGCTTTATCGGGAGTAGTATCAATGGTGGGGCTGTTTATTAATACATTGCCAGTACGAGTCAAAATATCAGAGGTAACAGAGTTATTACCGTGGCTAAAAGGGCTACAACTGCAACAAGTAGAACAAGAGGAATATTCATATAGTCCACTGGTTGATATTCAGGGATGGAGTGAAGTATCTCGTGAAATGCCCTTGTTTGAAAGTTTAGTTGTTTTTGAGAATTATCCATTAGATGCTTCGTTAAAAGCACAAAGTAGCAGCATCCAAGTTAGCAATATTCGTAACTTTGAGCAAACTAATTATCCTCTCATACTTGTAGCTGAACCTGGAGAACAATTGTCTATACGGATTAGCTATGATACTAGCCAATTTGCAGATGATAGCATTAAACGAATGTTAGGGCATCTGCAAGTTTTGCTGAAAAGCATTGCCGAAAATCCTCACCAAAAATTAGAGAACCTACCATTACTCACACCAGCAGAACGGCATCAACTATTAGTAGAATGGAACAATACTCAAACTGAATATCCGCAAGATAAATGTCTTCATGAATTGTTTGAGGCACAAGTAGAAAAAACACCGGATGCAGTAGCTGTTGTATTTAGAGACCAACAGTTAACTTACCGAGAATTAAACAATCGTGCCAACCAACTAGCACATCATTTACAAACATTAGGAGTTGCACCAGAAGTATTGGTAGGTATCTGCGTCAATCGTTCTCTGGAAATGATGGTAGGACTGTTAGGAATTCTCAAAGCTGGTGGTGCTTATATACCCTTAGATCCCACATATCCCCCAGAACGTTTGGCTTATATGTTGGCAGATTCACAATTACCAATACTGTTGACTCAAAAGCAACTATTAGACAAACTTCCACAACATCAAGCACAAACAATTTGTCTAGATGACAATGAGGAAAATTTTGTTAATTACCCTCAAGATAATCCTAACAGCGCAGTCAAACCTGACAATTTAGCTTACATAATTTATACCTCTGGATCTACAGGCAAACCCAAAGGAACAATGATTGTCCATCGTGGCATAGTGAACTATTTAAGCTGGTGTATAAAAGCCTATAATGTTGCTGTAGGAGAAGGTTCTACTGTCAATTCTTCTATTGGTTTTGATTCCACTATTACCAGTTTATTTTCTCCTTTAATAGTGGGGTGTAAAGTGGTGCTTTTGCCAGAAGAAAATGAAATTGAAGAACTCAAAAAAGCTTTGTGTTCTGGAACTAGATTCAGCCTAGTAAAAATTACGCCTGCTCATTTATATATCCTCAATCATTTATTAGCTAATGAACAAGTAAACATTCAAGTACAAGCATTTATTATTGGTGGTGAAGCTTTATCAGAAAAAGTAACTTCTTTTTGGCTACAAAAAGCACCATCAACTAAATTAATTAACGAATACGGACCCACAGAAACAGTAGTAGGATGCTGTACTTACGAAGTTGAAAAACAAAGCTTTCCAGGAGGAAATATCCCTATCGGTCGTCCCATTGCCAATACCGAGCTATATATTTTGGATAACCATTTACAACCAGTTCCGATTGGAGTTATAGGTGAGTTGTATATCGGTGGTGCTGGTGTCGCTAGAGGTTATCTCAATCGTCCTGAATTAACTTCAGAAAGATTTATTAACAGTCCATTTAATAAATCAATATTATATAAAACAGGAGATTTAGCTCGTTACCTTCCGGATGGAAATATTGAATATCTTGGACGTATCGACCATCAGGTAAAAATTCGCGGATTTCGGGTTGAACTTGGAGAAATAGAATCCTTAATTGCTCAATATCCAAATGTTGTTTCTACAACAGTTATTGCTCGTGAAGATAAGCCGGGCGATAAAAAGTTAGTTGCCTATATTGTTCCTGAAAAATTACAAGATTTTGCTGATAAGAAATTATATCAATTTTTGCAAGAAAAATTACCACATTACATGGTTCCATCTGCTTTTGTGCAGCTAGATATTTTACCTCTAACTGCTAATGGTAAAGTAGACCGTAAAGCATTACCTGCGCCGAATAGTTCCGAGATTTATGTTTCTTATGAATTTGTCGCTCCGAGAAATGACATAGAGTTACAACTAGCACAAATTTGGGAAGATATTTTAAATATTCGACCTATCGGGATTAAAGATAACTTCTTTAATCTTGGCGGACATTCACTGTTAATAGTACGGCTAATGGCTCAGATTCAGCAGCATTTTGGCATCAATTTACCTTTAGCAACAATTCTCCAAAATCCTACAGTTGACCAAATAGCAAATACTCTTAGTCAACATACAAATTCTTTAGCAAATTCTGCATTAGTTGCTATTAACAGCAATGGCTCTAATATTCCTTTATTCTGTGTACCTGGAGTTGGTGGGAATGGTTTGTATTTTTACAATTTGGCACATCATTTAGGTGCAGAACAGCCTTTTTACACTTTCCAAGCACAAGGATTGGATGGTAAATCAAAACCTCATACCAGCATTGAAGATATAGCAGCCCAATATGTTCAAACAATGCAAACTGTACAACCTCAAGGACCTTATATTTTGGGAGGTTATTCGTTTGGCAGCAACATAGCTTTTGAAATGACTCAACAATTGAAAAAACAAGGACATGAAGTTGCTTTACTTGCTGTTCTGGATAATTTTGCGCCAATTAATAGTAACAAACCCAAAGATTTTCATTTGGATGAAGCAACTAGACTCAAACATATAGTTCGTGTTGTGGAACGCCTATCCGGGAAAAAGTTAGAAGTTGATTATGAGGTTTGGCAAAAACTCAATTTGGAGGGACAATTAAACTACCTTCAGGAACAATTTAGCGAAATTACAACTGATCAACTTCGTGCTTTAATCCAAGTTTTCGATGCCAATGTCCAAGCTGGAATTAATTATCTCCCACAAGCGATTTATCCAATTCCGATTGTTTTGTTTAAAGCAAGTGAGGATGATGCTGAAGATACTTTTATTCCAGCAGATGCAGCCTGGGGTTGGAACAAACTTTCTTCTACACGGGTAGAAATTCAAACAGTTCCAGGAAATCATCACAGTATGCTCAGTAAACCTCACGTTCAAGTATTAGCTCAGAAGCTTAAAGCTTGCATCAATCAAGTTCAAACTGTGGGAGTAGAATAA
- a CDS encoding MFS transporter, with protein MIQPLVVKGMQVFILIWLGQIASLTGSGLTNFALGVWVYQHTGSVTQFALISLFATIPRVIISPLAGALVDRWQRRWVMIIADSGAGISTLLLFLLLGTNNLEIWHIYLITIASASFSAFQWPAYNAAIALIVPKAQLIRVNGMMELGEALSHLISPVLAGVLLAKIQLQGIILIDFISFIFSLFILISIQFPNNKNNRTKKIAKSSLFKEIFYGFQYIFQRKGLLGLLIFSAITDLGLGVVQVLITPLVLSFASPTALGSIMSIGGVGMLMGSLVITLYKREQSAINNVFMFQFLGGLSILFAGLRTSVKLSALAAFLFFFGWPIINSSTRLIFQKKVAPDVQGRVFAFIGGVTGISFPLAYLVAGPLADEVFEPLMSVNGLLAGSIGQIIGVGTGRGIALIFVLTGVMTIVITIVGYHYPPLRRVEQELPDVIVT; from the coding sequence ATGATTCAACCCCTAGTTGTTAAAGGAATGCAAGTCTTTATACTTATATGGCTGGGACAAATAGCTTCTTTGACTGGTTCTGGACTTACTAATTTTGCTTTGGGTGTTTGGGTATATCAGCATACTGGTTCAGTGACTCAATTTGCTTTAATTTCTTTATTTGCAACCATCCCACGAGTGATTATTTCTCCTCTGGCTGGTGCTTTGGTAGACCGTTGGCAGCGTCGTTGGGTGATGATCATTGCCGATTCTGGTGCAGGAATAAGTACGCTCTTATTGTTCCTGTTGTTAGGTACTAATAATCTAGAAATTTGGCATATATATCTAATAACAATTGCTAGTGCTAGTTTTAGTGCTTTTCAATGGCCAGCTTACAATGCTGCTATAGCCTTAATAGTTCCCAAAGCACAGCTGATTCGTGTTAATGGGATGATGGAATTGGGAGAAGCTTTATCTCATCTAATTTCGCCTGTGCTAGCTGGCGTTTTGTTAGCTAAAATCCAGCTACAAGGAATTATTCTGATTGACTTTATCAGCTTTATTTTCTCTTTGTTTATCCTCATAAGCATTCAGTTCCCTAATAACAAAAATAATAGGACAAAGAAAATAGCTAAAAGTTCATTATTCAAGGAAATATTCTATGGTTTTCAATACATTTTTCAGAGGAAAGGATTATTAGGACTACTAATATTTTCTGCTATCACTGACTTAGGGTTGGGAGTAGTTCAAGTGTTAATCACACCCTTAGTATTGTCTTTTGCTTCACCAACTGCTTTAGGAAGCATTATGTCCATTGGTGGTGTTGGTATGTTAATGGGTAGTTTAGTTATAACTCTTTATAAAAGAGAGCAAAGTGCAATCAATAATGTATTTATGTTTCAGTTCTTAGGTGGGTTATCAATTTTATTTGCCGGTTTAAGAACTTCTGTGAAACTTTCCGCATTGGCGGCGTTTTTATTCTTTTTTGGCTGGCCGATAATTAACAGTTCTACTAGATTGATTTTTCAAAAGAAAGTCGCGCCTGATGTTCAAGGAAGAGTCTTTGCATTCATTGGAGGAGTTACCGGAATATCTTTTCCCTTGGCTTATTTAGTGGCTGGGCCGCTTGCAGATGAAGTGTTTGAACCATTAATGTCTGTTAATGGTTTACTAGCCGGAAGTATTGGTCAAATAATTGGTGTTGGAACAGGACGAGGGATTGCACTAATATTTGTGCTAACGGGAGTAATGACGATAGTAATCACCATTGTTGGATATCATTATCCTCCTTTGAGAAGAGTTGAACAAGAATTACCTGATGTAATTGTCACTTAA
- a CDS encoding tyrosine-type recombinase/integrase: MINNTQLDNLPPIKLIHIQDQAPSTVQGQSRTRGAKIAAPTDIRWIKVLEFLRSTNLAPNSRKMYERELKRFLGWTQLHYHELRPRHLGLYKEYLRDEVKTDSGKPLSKSSINAGVAAFKSFFKWMCYTYPDIIATNPTLGIKLEKVPLPPAQSLTDEQMKRVWSALELLLETKQRDTALVHILSHGLRAGEVVQLNVGSFDGKLLFLPDTKTNEPRLVPLRKESREVLAAYLRSRSVGGEELNSLTPLMISHHASYKGERLSYHGIYFAVEKIGELAGIEDLHPHQFRHTYATDLLLMGVDPSHARKLTGHQSEKAFRRYTLRSEQEAAIAAYYRAIGEESE, from the coding sequence ATGATCAACAATACTCAGCTTGACAACCTACCACCAATCAAGCTGATCCACATTCAGGATCAAGCACCATCAACTGTACAGGGACAATCTAGAACTAGGGGAGCAAAAATAGCTGCACCCACAGATATTCGATGGATAAAGGTACTGGAGTTTTTACGCAGCACCAATCTTGCGCCTAACAGTCGCAAAATGTATGAGCGCGAATTGAAGCGGTTTTTGGGCTGGACACAGCTACACTATCATGAGCTACGCCCACGTCACCTGGGGTTATACAAGGAATATCTGCGCGATGAAGTAAAAACTGATTCAGGAAAACCCCTGTCAAAAAGCAGTATCAATGCTGGGGTTGCTGCGTTCAAAAGCTTCTTTAAATGGATGTGTTATACATATCCAGACATAATCGCTACTAATCCCACACTGGGGATAAAGCTAGAAAAAGTACCACTGCCACCAGCCCAAAGTTTAACTGATGAACAGATGAAGCGCGTTTGGTCAGCTTTAGAATTGCTCTTAGAAACAAAACAACGAGATACCGCACTTGTCCACATACTCAGCCACGGACTCCGCGCCGGGGAAGTTGTACAGCTAAATGTAGGCTCATTTGATGGCAAGCTGCTGTTTTTACCAGATACTAAAACTAATGAACCGCGCTTAGTGCCATTGCGAAAGGAAAGCAGAGAAGTATTAGCGGCGTATTTGCGATCGCGCTCAGTTGGGGGTGAAGAACTAAACAGCCTCACGCCGTTGATGATTTCGCATCATGCCTCATATAAAGGAGAAAGGCTCAGTTATCACGGGATTTACTTTGCTGTAGAAAAAATCGGTGAATTAGCTGGTATTGAAGATTTGCATCCCCACCAATTTCGGCATACTTACGCCACTGATTTACTACTAATGGGTGTTGACCCCAGCCATGCGCGGAAACTGACGGGCCATCAAAGCGAGAAGGCTTTTCGGCGGTATACACTTCGTAGTGAGCAAGAAGCAGCGATCGCTGCTTACTATCGTGCTATTGGTGAAGAATCAGAATAA
- a CDS encoding ParM/StbA family protein — protein sequence MSNIHNLQKIFPAGFDNGYGSLKLLVDGFEVVRVPSYISTAEMEDVPGRVILNGNAYTVGESAFRAGNHFERNTDSNENKVKNALTTLLGALAHLPHRKAWHLKLVVSLHDVALAENLKKVLNGEYQPILAGKASLVKIEVLKVVPEGIGALFGQQLPKKLTVLDFGNGTTLYSRYSQGKREVHTPYPIGVEVLIDEIAQKMKHLNGGKVGEPSKIRYCLEMGHTRYSRDIDIKDIYSGCLKDWYEKYLKKIVSMALDAKHTGDEIWAIGGGCLLPGLKKLLEKNGFTVLENPVEANAFGLLSMAKAIVSKNG from the coding sequence ATGTCCAATATTCACAACTTACAAAAAATTTTTCCGGCAGGCTTTGATAATGGTTACGGCAGTCTAAAACTTTTAGTAGATGGCTTTGAAGTAGTGCGCGTCCCCAGCTATATTTCCACAGCAGAAATGGAAGATGTACCAGGGAGAGTAATTCTCAATGGCAATGCTTACACAGTTGGGGAATCAGCGTTCCGAGCCGGAAATCATTTTGAGCGCAACACAGATAGCAATGAAAACAAAGTCAAGAATGCACTGACAACATTGTTGGGAGCATTAGCACATCTGCCACACCGTAAGGCGTGGCATTTAAAATTAGTAGTCAGCTTACATGATGTAGCTCTAGCAGAAAATTTGAAGAAAGTATTAAATGGAGAATACCAGCCAATACTGGCGGGGAAAGCATCATTAGTAAAGATAGAAGTGCTGAAAGTAGTACCAGAGGGGATAGGCGCATTATTTGGGCAGCAACTGCCAAAAAAATTAACAGTGTTGGACTTTGGCAATGGCACAACACTGTATTCACGTTACAGCCAAGGAAAGCGAGAAGTTCACACCCCCTACCCCATAGGTGTAGAAGTTCTCATCGATGAAATTGCCCAAAAAATGAAACATCTGAATGGAGGAAAAGTCGGAGAGCCATCGAAGATTAGATATTGTCTGGAAATGGGGCATACCAGATATAGTCGTGACATCGATATCAAAGATATCTACAGTGGTTGTTTAAAAGATTGGTACGAGAAATACCTGAAAAAAATAGTGAGTATGGCACTTGATGCCAAACACACTGGAGATGAAATTTGGGCAATTGGTGGAGGGTGTCTGTTACCAGGGCTAAAGAAACTGCTAGAGAAGAACGGATTCACAGTGTTGGAGAATCCAGTAGAAGCGAATGCCTTTGGACTACTATCAATGGCAAAAGCGATTGTTAGTAAGAATGGGTAG